The following coding sequences lie in one Paenibacillus durus ATCC 35681 genomic window:
- a CDS encoding non-ribosomal peptide synthetase, with protein MRQGKRKYPAIEHREERRDYPLSYQQERILYLDQLTPDGALWNKVSAKRLTGRLNAEAMRAAVEELAGRHAALRTTIELAQPPVQSFGPFSPEQFRLVDLSQGDPGSREQALAEWFSKECREPIAIREGDPLFQAILVQYGADEALLVLKLHHIVSDATTFQLLWRDLKTLYNRRTGAEAGELPQLGIAYGDYALWQKETFEEERTLEQEAYWLEQFKGELPVLDLPADFSPPPGISFRGGFEKLELPDELIGRLKAQCLNKRVILFSALLSAYYVLLHKCSRQDDVVVGTVFAGRHYSQELSRAAGFFVNTVAIRAEVDGELAWEDLVKTVHGKVDEAYYMQDYPFERLVRKLNPDRQHNRNPLFRAMFNMVTEAKEEGGFADLKETWQEAESDATQADLLFDIRQREGETAVWAEYNSDRFRPETVRRLLKMYANLLEDIAERPDARVKELRPTDAAEREKLVKEFNDTRAAYPPNKCIHELFEEQASRTPDRTALVFLEDTMTYEELNRQANRLARYLRDKDIAAGSVVGIMSERSFEMVISILAVLKAGAAYVPVDPQISAERRRYMLEDSNARLLLVHPAPDGADSGPVPVVSIQEALASASSADHLEPVSHTEDLIYIMYTSGSTGKPKGVMVEHGSVLNTLFYMQQTFPVHSNDAHLLKTHFAFDVSVSELFGWFFEGGKLVILEPGAEKEPVKIVKAITEHGVTHANFSPSFLQAFLEDLKARGIRELASLRYAFAAGEALKPHVVRSFHEQVSGTELVNVYGPTETAIYATCHRLRQDTPEEQVPIGAPLANVQAYVLDRYSQLLPIGLIGELCLSGPSLARGYANLPELTAEKFAPNPYRPGERLYRTGDLVRRRDNGTLDYIGRIDQQVKIRGFRIEPGEIEETLASHPSILSAAVIAREDEPGRQMLVAYCVVHPDTEIPDEEWKRHLAEWLPSYMIPSAFIQLETMPLNKSGKVDRSALPAPGLNHDSKNESDQPISEVERKLIGITESILNISGINPNDNFFDLGGNSLLTIRFITEIEQTFGISLSLMDFIDLPVLAKLAKTVESLLPVGAS; from the coding sequence ATGAGACAAGGTAAAAGAAAGTATCCAGCGATTGAACACAGGGAGGAACGGCGGGATTACCCGCTGTCCTATCAGCAGGAACGCATTCTGTATCTGGACCAGCTGACGCCGGATGGCGCCCTGTGGAACAAAGTATCGGCCAAGCGGCTGACGGGCAGGCTGAACGCGGAAGCGATGCGGGCGGCCGTGGAGGAATTGGCCGGGCGTCACGCCGCGCTTCGGACGACAATTGAACTGGCCCAGCCCCCCGTCCAATCGTTCGGCCCCTTCTCGCCGGAGCAGTTCAGGCTGGTCGACCTGTCGCAAGGGGACCCAGGCAGCCGGGAGCAGGCTTTGGCGGAATGGTTCTCCAAGGAGTGCCGGGAGCCGATCGCCATCCGGGAAGGCGACCCGCTCTTTCAGGCGATTCTGGTGCAGTACGGAGCGGATGAGGCCCTCCTGGTCCTGAAGCTGCATCATATCGTCTCCGATGCGACGACGTTCCAGCTTCTGTGGCGGGATCTGAAGACGCTGTATAACCGCCGGACTGGCGCGGAGGCGGGTGAGCTGCCCCAGCTCGGCATCGCCTACGGCGATTATGCCCTGTGGCAAAAAGAGACGTTTGAGGAAGAGCGGACCTTGGAGCAGGAAGCGTACTGGCTGGAGCAGTTCAAGGGCGAGCTGCCCGTGCTGGACCTGCCGGCCGACTTTTCGCCGCCGCCGGGAATCAGCTTTCGGGGCGGGTTTGAGAAGCTGGAGCTGCCGGACGAATTAATCGGCCGCCTGAAGGCGCAATGCCTGAACAAGCGGGTTATCTTGTTCTCGGCGCTGCTGTCGGCTTATTACGTGCTGCTGCACAAATGCAGCCGCCAGGACGATGTGGTCGTCGGGACGGTGTTCGCCGGCCGGCATTACAGCCAGGAGCTGAGCCGGGCGGCAGGCTTCTTCGTGAACACGGTGGCGATCCGGGCCGAGGTAGACGGGGAATTGGCCTGGGAGGACCTGGTGAAGACGGTCCACGGGAAAGTGGACGAGGCGTACTATATGCAGGATTACCCGTTCGAGCGGCTGGTGCGCAAGCTGAATCCGGACCGGCAGCACAACCGGAATCCGCTCTTCCGGGCGATGTTCAACATGGTAACGGAAGCGAAAGAAGAAGGCGGATTTGCCGACCTGAAGGAGACGTGGCAGGAGGCAGAATCCGACGCGACGCAGGCGGACCTGCTGTTTGATATCCGGCAGCGGGAAGGAGAGACGGCGGTATGGGCGGAGTACAACAGCGACCGGTTCCGGCCGGAGACGGTGCGCCGGCTGCTGAAGATGTACGCTAATCTGCTGGAGGACATCGCTGAAAGACCGGACGCGCGGGTGAAGGAGCTGCGGCCGACCGACGCGGCCGAGCGGGAGAAGCTGGTTAAGGAATTCAACGATACCCGCGCCGCCTATCCGCCCAACAAATGCATCCATGAGCTGTTTGAGGAACAGGCAAGCCGCACCCCGGACCGGACGGCTCTCGTCTTCTTGGAGGATACGATGACCTATGAGGAGCTGAACCGCCAAGCCAACCGGCTGGCCCGCTATCTCCGTGACAAGGATATTGCGGCGGGAAGCGTCGTCGGCATTATGAGCGAGCGCTCCTTCGAGATGGTGATTTCCATTCTGGCCGTTCTCAAAGCGGGAGCCGCCTATGTGCCCGTCGACCCGCAGATTTCCGCGGAGCGGAGACGCTATATGCTGGAGGACAGCAATGCCCGCTTGCTGCTCGTCCATCCTGCACCGGACGGAGCGGATAGCGGCCCGGTTCCAGTAGTCAGCATTCAGGAAGCGCTGGCTTCCGCCAGTTCGGCAGATCATCTGGAGCCCGTCAGCCATACGGAAGATCTGATATATATCATGTACACCTCGGGCTCAACGGGCAAACCGAAAGGCGTTATGGTCGAACACGGCTCCGTGCTGAATACATTGTTTTATATGCAGCAGACCTTCCCGGTTCATTCAAACGACGCCCATCTGCTCAAGACTCACTTTGCTTTCGACGTTTCCGTCTCCGAGCTGTTCGGCTGGTTCTTTGAGGGCGGCAAGCTGGTAATCTTGGAACCGGGAGCGGAAAAGGAACCGGTCAAAATCGTGAAGGCGATCACGGAGCACGGGGTTACCCATGCCAATTTCTCGCCGTCATTCCTTCAAGCATTCTTGGAAGATCTTAAGGCGAGAGGAATCCGGGAGCTTGCCAGCTTGCGGTATGCGTTTGCCGCCGGAGAAGCGCTTAAGCCCCATGTCGTCAGATCCTTCCATGAACAAGTAAGCGGCACGGAATTGGTCAACGTGTACGGTCCGACGGAAACGGCCATTTATGCAACTTGCCACCGGCTCCGGCAGGACACGCCGGAAGAGCAGGTTCCGATCGGAGCTCCGCTGGCGAATGTGCAGGCGTATGTTCTGGACCGTTACAGCCAGCTTTTGCCGATAGGCTTGATCGGGGAACTATGCCTTTCGGGACCGAGCCTCGCGCGCGGATATGCGAATCTTCCCGAACTTACAGCCGAGAAGTTCGCTCCGAACCCTTACCGCCCGGGAGAAAGATTGTACCGCACCGGAGATTTGGTCCGCAGACGGGATAACGGCACACTGGACTATATTGGCCGGATTGATCAGCAAGTCAAAATTCGCGGATTCCGGATTGAGCCTGGCGAGATCGAAGAAACGCTGGCTTCGCATCCGTCGATCTTGTCGGCGGCTGTCATCGCCAGAGAGGATGAGCCTGGCCGTCAGATGCTGGTCGCTTACTGTGTCGTGCATCCGGACACCGAGATACCGGACGAGGAATGGAAACGGCATCTGGCCGAGTGGCTGCCTTCCTATATGATACCTTCCGCCTTTATCCAGCTGGAGACTATGCCTCTGAACAAGAGCGGGAAGGTGGACCGCTCCGCATTGCCAGCTCCCGGCCTTAATCATGATTCGAAGAATGAATCTGACCAGCCGATAAGCGAAGTGGAACGGAAGCTAATTGGAATAACCGAATCCATTCTCAACATTTCCGGCATTAATCCGAATGACAATTTCTTCGATTTAGGCGGCAATTCGTTGTTAACGATCCGTTTTATTACAGAAATTGAGCAGACATTCGGCATCAGTCTGTCGCTCATGGATTTCATCGATCTGCCCGTCCTGGCGAAATTGGCAAAAACGGTTGAATCCCTGCTGCCCGTCGGCGCTTCTTGA
- a CDS encoding acyl-CoA dehydrogenase family protein — protein MTVNEMQQIMEETASNFIKTYVEPAAGEIDEQETFPMSNMKEMGRLGLLGIPYPEEYEGLDQSFASYISFVRQLAAACASTAMTVVAHTCLTGHPIHAFGSPLQKAAHLSRLATGEAIGAFALTEPDSGSDMASMRTRAVEHDDHYVLNGSKTFITNANVADIYLVAASTAPDKKMLGLTVFILEKGMEGISTSSKKERKLGMRGADMGELIFQDVIVPKENVVGRKNFGLEVLHETLASARMGMAAIAVGIAEEAQRHCLQYVKQRKQFDQYLYQFQTIKNMLADMEVNLNASRLLLERAVHLKDSGKPFAKEASEAKLFASETATRITKDAVQIFGGYGYSRELPLERLFRDAKLTEIGDGTSEIQRLIIADELIKRRAKSSFNPVGGQKL, from the coding sequence ATGACGGTTAACGAAATGCAGCAGATTATGGAAGAAACGGCGTCGAACTTTATCAAGACCTATGTGGAGCCGGCGGCGGGGGAGATCGACGAGCAGGAGACGTTTCCAATGAGCAATATGAAAGAAATGGGAAGGCTCGGCCTGCTTGGGATACCTTATCCCGAAGAATACGAAGGATTGGACCAGAGTTTTGCCTCTTACATCTCCTTCGTCCGTCAGCTTGCCGCCGCTTGCGCGTCAACGGCGATGACGGTTGTGGCCCATACCTGCCTGACCGGCCATCCGATTCATGCCTTCGGGTCCCCCTTGCAAAAGGCCGCACACCTCAGCCGGCTGGCTACGGGAGAAGCGATCGGCGCTTTTGCACTGACCGAACCGGACAGCGGCTCGGATATGGCTTCCATGCGGACAAGGGCCGTGGAGCACGACGACCATTACGTGTTGAACGGGTCTAAGACCTTTATCACCAATGCGAATGTAGCGGATATTTATCTTGTGGCGGCGAGCACGGCACCGGATAAAAAAATGCTCGGTCTTACCGTTTTTATTCTGGAAAAAGGTATGGAAGGCATCTCAACTTCCTCCAAGAAGGAACGCAAGCTCGGGATGAGAGGCGCCGATATGGGTGAACTCATCTTCCAGGATGTGATCGTTCCGAAGGAAAATGTCGTTGGACGCAAGAACTTTGGCTTGGAAGTTCTGCATGAAACGCTGGCAAGCGCCCGCATGGGCATGGCTGCAATCGCCGTCGGAATCGCCGAGGAAGCGCAGCGGCATTGTCTGCAATATGTGAAGCAGCGCAAGCAGTTCGATCAATACCTATACCAGTTTCAGACGATTAAAAATATGCTTGCGGATATGGAAGTGAATCTGAACGCGTCCCGGCTGCTGCTGGAAAGAGCCGTGCACCTGAAGGATAGCGGCAAGCCCTTCGCCAAGGAAGCGTCGGAGGCTAAGCTGTTCGCTTCGGAAACCGCGACGCGAATCACTAAGGATGCCGTTCAGATTTTCGGGGGTTACGGCTATTCGCGTGAATTGCCTCTGGAACGGTTGTTTCGGGACGCCAAGCTGACGGAAATCGGTGACGGGACTTCGGAAATTCAGCGGCTAATCATTGCCGATGAGCTGATCAAGCGCAGAGCAAAGTCTTCATTTAATCCGGTAGGAGGGCAGAAGCTATGA